The sequence TCATCGAAACTCTTTTGTCATTCCTCGGTCCACAAAATTTTTTCCCCTTTCCTTAACAACTTGGTTAGCGGCAAAGCAATCGTTGAAAAACCTTCAACaaatcttcgataataaccagctaaaccaagAAAACTTCGAACCTCAACAACAGAAGTAGGTCTTGACCAATTTGTAATAGCCTCAACTTTCACTGGATCCATCATTATACCCTCAGCCGATACAACACGACCCAAGAAGGTAACCCGTTGCAACCAGAATTCATATTTAGAGAATTTCGCAAAAAATTTCTTACTTCGGAGGGTTTCAAGTACAACACGGAGATGATTCTCATGCTCTTCTTTATTCTTTGAGAATACCAAGATATCATCAATGAATACGatcacaaacttatccaaatactcaTGGATCacacggttcattagatccatgaaaacCGCAGGAGCATTAGTTATTCCAAACGGCATCACTAAAACTCATAGTACCCATAACGAGTGCGGTAAACAGCCTTAAGGATATCTTCTTCTTTAACATGGAGCTGATGATACCCAGACCTAagatcaattttagaaaaatacttcgaaccttgaagttgatcaaacaaatcatcaatacgTGGAAGCGGATAATGGTTTTGGATAGTAATACgatttaactcgcgataatcaatgcaaagtctcatgctaccatccttcttcttgacaaacaaaaccggcGCACCCCAAGGTGACACACTTGGCTGAATAAAACCACAATCTATGAATTCTTGCAATTGCTCCTTGAGTTCTTGCAACTCGAGTGGTGCCATACGATAAGGAGCTTTTGATATCGGTTGAGAACCAGGAATCAGATCAATCGAAAATTCAACTTCACGAACTGGAGGCAAACCCcgcaattcgtcaggaaatacatcgggaaactctcGAACAACATCAATATTTTCAAGCGAAGGACTCTCGATAGACAAATTCTGAATCGAAGCTAAATAACCAACATAACCATGTAAAATGAGCTTTTGCGCCTTAAGCGCTGAGATAACCTTAATAGATTTTATGGGAAGATCACCATTAAAGACACAATCGGGTATAGAATGATTTCCAAACAAAATCCTCTTAGAATAACAATCGATATTCGCGTGATGGCGAGAAAACCAATCCATGCCAAGAATAATGTCAAAGTCATGCATGGTCATAGGAAAGAGATTTGCGGGAAACATGTAGTCATTAAATTCCAAACGGCAGTTTCGAAACacacgatctataatttcaatACTACCCATTGGGGTAGAGATCGTAAACGGAGTAGACAACCAAGTTGGAGACACTTTCAAATATTTCAAGCTCTTAACAGACACAATCGAGTGCGTAGAGCCAGAATCAAACATAACGAAGAGGGTACGATGGTGTACAAATACATGACCACTAATAGTACCTGATAATATCGAGAATGAATGAGCAAATAACTCAAAGgaaatatttttaaaatgaataGGGATCGAAATATACCTTTTGCGTCAGTAGCCTGAGCAGCAGTCATGGCAAAGACGCGTCCACCAGGAGCTGGTGGAGGAACCCTCGAAACAAACCCAGGTCTAGGATTCTTGCAATCCTTAGCTAAGTGACCAACCTCTCCACAAGCAAAACATGAACCCGCACTACGATAACAAACTCTTCCCGGATGATTCTTTCCACAAGTCCCACAAGGTGCATTGGCATTAACACCACCATTTCCGTTACCCCTTTGTTGCCCTTGGGGACGGTACACTTGTAATTGACCACGGTTATTATTATTTAGCCCGTTGTCAATCCTTTACTGATTTCCTctattattctaattattactaCGATACCCTTGGTTCCCAGATTGTTGACCCTGTTTGGTAGTCGGTGCAGGCACAGATCGTAGTGGTTGTGCAATCTTAACCCTCTTGTTTTTACCATCATCATTTTTAGTAGCCAAATACTCGGCTCGCTCCATCTCCAAATTCTGAGCATAATCGGCTGCCTCAGCGACATCAAAACATTTCAGATTAATCATTTTAGAGCAGTAACGCCCATGAACAACCCATTTATACTTACGGGCTTGGTCCTCAACAGACCCAGCAGCAGCTCCAATCAAACCCACAAGCCTCAAAAACCTCTTAGTGAAATCATTAATAGACTCATCACTCCCTTGCTTAATATTCGCATACTCCCGAATCACCGCCTCTTTCTCCACCTCATAAAAGTACTGACGAAAAAATAACTCCTTGAAATTAATCCAATCTAATGAATCCTCAAAATCGATACCCCCTTTCACTTGTCTCAAAGCAATCCACCAACGCTGAGCATCCCCCTCTAGTTTATAAACAGCCAATGGAACCCAAAACCTCTCTTCACAACCAAGCACTCGGTATATCTTCTCAATGTGAGTGATCCAATTCTCAGCTTTAACAGGAGTACTAGCAGCTTTGAATGACAAAGGACGCTATTTTTGAAACCGTCCTAGCCAAACATGAATAGCATCATCCGTTACAGTTTTATCCTCCTTATATTCATCCTCTTCTTCATGCTTAAAATTCTCACCACCTTACTTACGCATCGCGTCAATAGGTTGAGCTACAATGTTGGGTAACAAATTCATGATAGTTTGGTTAATCTTGTTTTCTACTTCTTCCTCAGACATTCCTTTTCTTTTTGGTGCCATCTATGAATGAGATGAGGATATAACGGTTACGATTAGTACGAAGAATAAAAGAGAATATTTAAAGTGGAATTAGAATATTATAGCGGAAGGAAAATCCTAACCCAAATCTCACAGGCCATAACTTAGGACTAAAGTTTCTACAGTAaagaacctaagctctgataccatctgtaaagaCCCTAATCTTACGAATGCCAATACTGATAAATAAAGGTAACTTAAAAGATAAATGAGCATTATTCTTATTCGAATTCAAACCATAGTCCAAACCAAAGTTGACAAACTTATTCATAAGTACTACTAAGCCAAAATAAGCtactaaatcttgaaggaaatctctaaggcaaggtgctaagttcactccactctacactcttccctcgtgtaacatctcgccttttccgtttactttgcgtttaactattttaaagcccgttatataattataacatcttccgttaatacgagttttaaaatattttgtttaggtaattcacgcacccgatttaaACTTgaaggactaaagttgccaaagggtcaaactagtgactaggtcaactagtcaacccttctcctccatccacTCATTCATCCTCCCTTTTCTACTTTTGATACTTTCAAATTCTCTCAACTCTCAAGCAAAGAATcaccatctatttcaaatcgagcaagcatcaatccaaataaattacatatttggaatcctcgcatcttcctcttcgattccataccgatttcattacatttgggtaactttctaaaatcactagattctttattcttgatgtttttaacttataaaagtgttaattagtgtctatggctcaagtctaacatgaatatgtgtttggtttgctcaaattgttgttttgggtaactagcatgaacttatcaaatgggtgtgtttaatcttgggttttggatgattaaatgttgttagatgttgaaagtgcatgtattaaatgtgttcctaacatcactagcttcaaattgatatgtaggttgacatggattagcttCATAAGTAAAATTGCTAAATTTgtaaatttgggttagggtttgataggagtaaaatgaacctttgatgcattgaatgctttgaaatgttgtttgtaagtgtttagtttcattttatgcgtaattatctacgaaacggcgtatcatatgtgtgcatttattcCCTAATCATAATtatgcatttatgaaattgaagcattaatgatgagcattaattgatcattaaATTTGGAATTtcgattattgcaaatgatgtttttgattgatgaaacgtgtttagttgtgttctttgtcaaattacctttccaacgatataagatacgtgtcgtaagtgtttacggtttgtgaattgtgctaaattgaagattgGATTTAGACTTGAACAATTAAAACTGactaggcaccagaccacgttaagtgtcgcggagcggccctccttggtcgccgcgcggcatttgccgtgtttggtttCTGACCTCCCTGACACTTTTACAAAAAAAATtttctatgctacgcacctccgattcacatgtaacttgttctaatatgcctatatatgattaaaaacctcaaaaaaatagttcgagacccgactcgaacgtgttgacttttcgttgactttgacccgaccaaagttgacttttaatcaaacttaaccaaatgtttgtgcaatcgttctaacatacttttatacttgtatcttgcttggaacttgacaatttgattcacatgctatataatcgagtcgtaacgagccataggactaattgaacatctttgaccaaccgtgtttaccgttattgatacaacctatttgtttaggtcaagactagcattcgttcttgcatacgttactttgtgaagtacattactttactcgtgcactcaaggtgagatcatagtcccaccttttcaacaacttttacttttaaactatgggatgagaaacatatacgtatcatacttttatgctttgaacataagtacgaaaacaaacattccacaacgagttagaacgaaaagcctcaattcaattatcattagttacacttgcaggctgtaaatgtgaacttatgttatgtgatcacattgggcttgacgagccctcattcggacggttcgctaccgttagcggatgaaatatattttcgagtatagtgtatgttttaacactacgtaacagggtacaaaacagttaagtcttgataattgggtgctcgcgaacatacttttggaatacaaacgatttggataatcaactatattaaatcttgtggttcaaaaacaacgttactattaaacctatgatttcaccaacgtttttcgttgacagttttctatatgttttctcaggtccttgaacgctaggtgatacatgcttccgcactttatTTTTgaaacttgcttggatgtcgagtatacatgcatacgtggagcgtcttttgacttattcttaatTTGTGTCTCatctgtttcaattgtactttaaacttcgtaatgtaactagttgtgaactactttgtaaaccttgaaacatccttacttttgaaatgaatgcgactcctggtcaaacgttgtgttaaagacttatgaccacgtaacgggacctaagtagatgacgccgtcaatgacgattttgtcgggtcgctacagatggtatcagaggtttggttgtagggatttagagttcattggtgtcaaccccgagtcgtagggtacattagtgagtctagactacaaccggcatatagacttgaagtaggaattacttgactacttgtgcatttatactcgaacgcttctactcataactactcttatttcatcttaatctcacgttgtttaaattGATTGACACACCacattgactatatgaaataatgtcgaatgcacatatgaatcagggtaatataatttccgggattatattacggtgactcatatgaacgttccgacattatgacataaagaatttaaggagagtcaaggaaatttttctctctatccttattccatatcatgattagtattattgaaaatactaatcaacggtattcttgtgttttgaagggaacaatgcctcctcgccgtgtaccacgtcatgagactcccgaacaagctctacaacaaatgatagccaccgccgtggatgcggccatggccggtcactcatccaacaacaacaacaataacaacaaccacaacaacaacaatggagccggtaattcaaacgagggatgctcatataaagctttcatgggatgtaaacctcacaccttcgatggaacagggggaccggttgtgctcacctgatggtttgagcaaacggaagccgtctttagcataagcggttgtcgggaccaagacaaggttaaataCTCCACTCATACTTTCGCCGGTGtctccctcacatggtggaacacttacatacaatcggtgggtaccgatgaagcccacgccctctcttggaccgatttaaggaaaaagatgatcatcgaatacttccctcgtgaagaaatccgaaagcttgaacaagagctaagaactctaaaggcagtcggaaatgatctcaaggtttataatcaacaattttccgaattagccttgatgtgcccaaaccttgtgaaccccgagtcttcaagggttgaactttacatgaatggtcttccaaagagcatcaaacacggagtaatgtcatccaaacccaccaatcatcaagaagctttgaatatggcccacaaattgatagaaatggtggacgagatcgtagtaccggcacctaaggccgaggataaatcaggtgacaacaaaagaaaatgggaagccactccatcaagcaactaccacaacaacaccttcaccaaaaagcctttcacctccgacgacaagaaaggttatgtcgggaataaaccattttgcaacaagtgccacaaacattattatggtgaatgtggcaagccattttgcaacaaatgtcaaaggagtggccatgtggccaacgattgtagaaacgccactcccgttgctcaaaaggtgtagtgacccgaacttttccatgtttatttatattaaatgaaattgatatttacatgattaagtgtttccaacatgttaagcaatgaaacttgttaatacttgattaattgaaataggttttatatggacaattgaccacccaagttgaccggtgattcacgaacgttaaaacttgtaaaaactatatgatgacatatatatggatatatatatatatacttaacataatattatgataagtatgtatctcattaggtattttaacaatgagttatatacataaaattaagtttattgaattaagaaactcgaaacgatatatataacgattatcgttataacaacgtcttactaaatacatatgaatcatattaagatattgatacactatgtttaatcatgataaatgataaataaacatgtcattatgtatattaacaatgaactacatatgtaaaaacaagactactaacttaaggttttcgaaacgagacaaatatgtaacgattatcgttgtaatgacatttaaatgtatatatatcatattaagatatagtaatatatcataatatcatgataatataatactttaacatctcattagatataataaacattgggttaacaacatttaacaagatcgttaacttaaaggtttcaaatcaacatttacatgtaacgactaacgatgacttaacgactcagttaaaatgtatatacatgtagtgttttaatatgtattcatacacttttgaaagacttcaagacacttaacaaaatacttctacttaacaaaaatgcttacaattacatcctcgttcagtttcatcaataattctactcgtatgccctcgtattcgtactcgtacaatacacagcttttatatgtatgtactattggtatatacactccaatgattagctcttatcagcccatgtgagtcacctaacacatgtgggaaccatcatttggcaactagcatgaaatatctcataaaattacaaaaatatgagtaatcattcatgacttatttacatgaaacaaaattacacatcatttatatctaatccatataccaacgaccaaaaacacctacaaacactttcattcttcaattttcttcatctaagtgatctctctcaagttctatcttcaagttctaagtgttcttcataaattctataagttctagtttcataaaatcaagaatacttccaagtttgctagcttacttccaatcttgtaaagtgatcatccaacttcaagaaatatttcttatttacagtaagatatctttctaatacaaggtaatactcatattcaaactttgattcaatttctataactataacaatcttatttcgagtggaaatcttacttgaacttattttcgtgtcatgattctgcttcaagaactttcaagccaatcaaggatcctttgaagttagatctatttttcttatttccagtaggtttatccacaaaacttgaggtagtaatgatattcataacatcattcgattcatatatatataaaactaccttattcgaaggtttaaacttgaaataacgagaacatagtttagttaattctaaacttgttcgcaaagaaaagttaatccttataacttgacttttaaaatcaactaaacacatgttctatatctatatgatatgataacttaatgatttaaaaccggaaaacacgaaaaacaccgtaaaaccggatatacgccgttgtagtaacaccgcgggctgttttaggttagttaattaaaaactatgataaactctgatttaaaagttgttcttctggtaaaatgatttttcttatgaacatgaaactatatccaaaaatcatggttaaactcaaagtggaagtatgttttccaaaatggtcatctagacgtcgttctttcgactaaaatgactacctttataaaaacgacttgtaacctgtaattctgacaataaacttataatttttctgtatatattcataaacttatgttcatatgaaaccatagcaattggattcactcaaaacggatttaaaacgaagaagttatgggtaaaacaagattggttatttttgcttgttgtagctacgtgaaaattggtaacaaatctatattaatcatatcctagctaacttatattgtattatacatgtattctaatgtattatgtaatcttgggataccatagacacgtatgcaaatgttttgacatatcatatcgacccatctatatatattatttggaacaaccatagacactctatatgcagtaatgtcggagttagctatacagggttgaggttgattctaaaaatatatatagtttgagttgtgatctagcctgagacgtgtatacactgggtcgtggattgattcaagataatatatatcgatttatttctgtacatctaattgtggacaactagttataggttactaacgaggacagctgacttaataaacttaaaacattaaaacgtattaaaaatgttgcaaatatattttgaacatactttgatatatatgtacatatttgttataggttcgtgaatcgaccagtggccaagtcttacttcccgacgaagtaaaaatctgtgaaagtgagttatagtcccacttttaaaatctaatattttgggatgagaatacatgcagttttataaatgttttacgaaatagacacaagtaaatgaaactacattatatgggtgaatgatcgaagccaaatatgccccttttgcttggtagcctaagaattagtaaaccgatctactaattgacgcgaatcctaaagatagatctattgggcctaacgaaccccatccaaagtaccggatgctttagtacttcgaattcgtttttatcatgttcgaaggatttcccgaaatgatagggggtattcttatatgcatcttgttaatgtcggttaccaggtgttcaccatatgaatgatttttatctctatgtatgggatgtatattgaaatatgaaatcttgtggtctattattatgatttgataatatataggttaaacctataactcaccaacatttttgttgacgttttaagcatgtttattctcaggtgattattaagagcttcggctgttgcatactaaaataaggacaagatttggagtccatacttgtatgatattatgtaaaaactgcattcaagaaacttatttttgatgtaatatattcttattgtaaaccattatgtaatggtcgtgtgtaaacgatatattttagattatcattatttgataatctacgtaatgctttttaaacctttatagataaaataaaggttatggttgttttaaaaatgaatgcagtctttgaaaaacgtctcatatagaggtcaaaacctcgcgatgaaatcaattaatatggaacgtttataatcaatatgaatgggacatttcagttggtatccgagcgttggtcttagagaactagaaaattgcattagtgtgtcttactgagtttgttaggatgcattagtgagtctggacttcgaccgtgtttttcttcaaaaacgattgcttaacattttttgttggaaactatatattattaacatgtaaatattatgtgatatattaatctcttaacgtgtttgatattgtgtgacagatgtctacctctagtacaaatcccattgattcacctaataataatgaagagtcgaatatattttgtgaagattcacaaattcccgaagaggaaccggaagaagaggaaccagggttgaatcggaagaggaagaaccagaagaagaagaagagattccggaggaagaaatattgatacctatagtaaatcgattaaataaaagaaaatcctcaaccaacggaccaaaattaataatggtcaatggtgtttccgctgaggaagcaaaatattgggaagattaccaattttccgatgaatcggatcccgatgaggattccgatgatgttatagaaattacctcgacccaatttaataaagcgaaagaaaataataagggaaaaggtataaaaatagagaaacccgattccaaccctgatgaactttatatgtatcgacaacatctgtatttcctaaaatgtaacaatgacccgggaacctcgaaaccaccaggtttctctaaaccattgtggaaaatgacggctcgtattagaggaacaccatatattcctagaaaattaggaaaacgaaccaagtccgaagaagaagaaaccagtgattcagattagagggttgtaatcatgttgtgtattatatgtattgtagtgtgcttgtacttttatgttctatgtaaaaattgcttgtattgtttgttaattatcttttacgaatctaatccttgtctattttacagtataaaaataaaatggacgttaagggtagacaaccgaatattttagaagacctacaagaggatatgattgaggaaatcttgtctagagtcggtcagaattcattagcacatttagttatggcgaaattaacttgtcaaacatttgaaagacttttcagaaatgcctgagtttataaaaggctttcctttgataggtggggtatatcacactggggagaccgtaagttacgccgtattttctttaaagcattaaatgcgggaaacccaaatgcaattttacgctacgggttaagaacctattttgactcaacatatccaacataggatttcgtgaattagaaagagcttctaacatgcaacataaagaagcatgttatgcttacgggttagtgatgttcgcttcttaccaaagtgagaaaaagaacatcggattgaaacttttaaataagacctttccacaagtgacggattcagtagttggggtgagaaacaaggtttttagattattacggggctgttggacattacaaaaccctcgtccttttgacgacattacaacatgctgcctagccaatggtcataacggttattttctacaagaccaaggatgggaagtcgtcttagtaaaaccagaatgcatgacttgtttcaggacttatgaattacgtgtctttatttcctttgctgaacaacttgcgtattaactagatttatcttcaaaactgtcctgtatcaaagtgtactatatttcatgttatatgtaatatagcgaagttgtaagtttgaagaatatttgtatgtgatatattattataatcaatttttcatatggaattttagtagttgaattgtatattagctactaagtatgaacttaacgggtaggtagtacccgaatttaaacttataaaatgctaatatgaagaaaaatcttttataaatgagttcatattatgctacgaaatactattgactactcttaatattctgtatgattaactcgattcagttggctattttgaaggaaatggcaccgactactcgacacaccatgaatatgagcgaagaggaatttcgtacttttcttgctgcaaacatagctgcagtacaggctgcgctacataccaacaataactctgaatctagcaatgcagctaacggcgcaagaaatcgtgtaggatgcacctacaaagaatttactgcctgcaaacctttggaatttgatggaactgaaggaccaattggattgaaatggtggaccaagaaagtcgaatcggtgtttgccataagtaagtgtactaaagaggataaagttaagtacgctacgcataccttcacaggtactgcgttaacgtggtggaacacctatcttgaacaggtaggacaaaatgctgcttacgcactaccgtggtcggcattcaagcaattgatgaacgagcagtaccgtcctagaaacgaagtcaataaactcaaggcagaacttagagagttacgaacacaagggttcgatgttaccacatatgaacgacgattcacagagttgtgcctattgtgtccgggagcattcgaagatgaagaagagaagatcgacgcgtttgtaaaagggttaccagtaaggattcaagaagatgtaagttcacacgagcctgcttctatacagaaggcaagtcgaatggttcataaactcataaatcagattgagggaagaattaaagagcaggcggccgaagaatccaacacaaaacaactcaagaggaagtgagaggaaaacggtgacaagagtcacgagtacaacaacaacaacaattacaaccacaatcgcaacaactatcccaacaaccgcaacaacaatcgcaacaataaccgcaatcctaacaataactacaacaaacatcccaacaacaataacaactacaacaaccatttcaacaacaataacaatcccaacaacaacctcaataacaacaacggcaacaaaaaccaaaaacagccatgtcataggtgtgaagaaaatcatcaaggGTTTTGCACgttattttgcaataggtgtaaatgaaatggtcatagcgcgacaaagtgtgaggtctacggaccaaagtttaacagaactaaaggaacaaataatgtcggaacaagtaatgccgaaacgaatagtgtcggagcaagtaataccaacgctgtttgttataaatgtggaaaaccgggacacattattagaaattgcc comes from Rutidosis leptorrhynchoides isolate AG116_Rl617_1_P2 chromosome 4, CSIRO_AGI_Rlap_v1, whole genome shotgun sequence and encodes:
- the LOC139841505 gene encoding uncharacterized protein; amino-acid sequence: MAPKRKGMSEEEVENKINQTIMNLLPNIVAQPIDAMPASTPVKAENWITHIEKIYRVLGCEERFWVPLAVYKLEGDAQRWWIALRQVKGGIDFEDSLDWINFKELFFRQYFYEVEKEAVIREYANIKQGSDESINDFTKRFLRLVGLIGAAAGSVEDQARKYKWVVHGRYCSKMINLKCFDVAEAADYAQNLEMERAEYLATKNDDGKNKRVKIAQPLRSVPAPTTKQGQQSGNQGYLYRPQGQQRGNGNGGVNANAPCGTCGKNHPGRVCYRSAGSCFACGEVGHLAKDCKNPRPGFVSRVPPPAPGGRVFAMTAAQATDAKGTISGHVFVHHRTLFVMFDSGSTHSIVSVKSLKYLKVSPTWLSTPFTISTPMGSIEIIDRVFRNCRLEFNDYMFPANLFPMTMHDFDIILGMDWFSRHHANIDCYSKRILFGNHSIPDCVFNGDLPIKSIKVISALKAQKLILHGYVGYLASIQNLSIESPSLENIDVVREFPDVFPDELRGLPPVREVEFSIDLIPGSQPISKAPYRMAPLELQELKEQLQEFIDCGFIQPSVSPWGAPVLSGYHQLHVKEEDILKAVYRTRYGYYEF